The Wolbachia endosymbiont of Drosophila innubila region GGGACACATGTCATTGTCCGTAATTGCGCGTATGCTTAGTTTATTTTCTGGGATAACTTGAGACCATGTGTATAATATTTGTGCATGGACGAAATGAAAGCTAGTTATAAGAGAGAGAGCTAAAAAAATAAAGATATTAGCTATATTCATTTGTATAAAAACCTAAGTTAAAAATTAGTAGTAAGGTTATCTTAAATGATTAAAATTTATAATCACAAAATTCATAATCAAATTATACAAACAATTTCTAAATTATTCTAGTATCAGATTGACACTCTAGATGAAAAATTCTAAAATGATTAAGTAATTTAAAATAATTATATAAAAACTAGAATATAGTGCGGCCGTGGTGGAATTGGTAGACACGCAGCGTTGAGGTCGCTGTGGCTCATAAGGCCTTGGAAGTTCAAGTCTTCTCGGCCGCACCAGTTTTTATCGCTGTTTAATATGGGTAAAAATGTTTATAGGAAATCAGAGTAGCAATAAGGTAGAAAGAGCTATCAGCGAAATCAGGCGCGGTCGGCCAATTGTAATATATGATGAAAGTAATTACCTATTGTTTGCTGCTGCTGAGGCTTTAGAAAGAGATTTATTTAATCAATACAAGCTTACATCAAGTAATGTATATGTTACTTTAACTTCAAGTAAGGTAAAATACATATCTCAGAATAAAGAACATAACAGCAAACGTCTGTTGGTGAATAATTTTGATGAACTGCTCTATTTAATAAACTGTTCAAAGGAAGATTGCATAAAAGAGTTGCAATGCTCAAAGACAATAGATGAATGTGCTATTGCCTTGCTTAAGTTCTCAGAATTATTGCCATACGCGTTAGTGGCTGATATGACTTTTGAGAATAACCATGAAATGCGAAATTGGTGCGAGAAAAATGACGTTATTGCACTGGACACGTCATTCATAAATAATTTTCAAGAAAATCAGGATGTATATGAAGTGTGCAAAACATCATTATTTTTAAAACAGACTCAAGAAGTAAATATCATATCTTATAGAACCGAAAGTGGTGGAAGAGAACATCATGCAATTATCATTGGCAATCCAGATAAAGATGACGAACCATTAGTGAGAATTCATTCTTCGTGCTATACGGGTGACTTGTTAGATAGCTTGTCATGCGATTGCAGAAGTCAGTTACATCAAGCAATTCAAATGATAGCTGACTCTGGAAGTGGTATTATATTGTATTTGATGCAAGATGGAAGAGGCATTGGTTTAACTAATAAGTTAAGAGCGTACAGTATGCAAAGAGGACATAATCTTGATACTGTTGATGCAAATAGAATATTGGGTTTTGAAGATGATGAAAGGAGTTTTGCTGTTGCAGCTAAAATGCTTAAGAAATTGAACATTAACAAAATCCAATTACTTACAAACAATGATAGGAAATTGTCAGAATTGGAAAGTAGTGGTATAGGAGTTACAAAGTGTCTACCACTTATTGTGGAACGTAATAAATATAACGATTCATATATGGAGACAAAGTTTGGTAAATTAGGCCATAGATTAAGAGTTTTTTAGCTTTTTTGCTGTAACTACTTTGTTAATTTGCTATGTTTATTAACATAAGTTAAGATTTTTAGGAATACTAAAATGCTAAGATTTTTTAAGCGAGAAAAAAATACTGAATCCTTAGATAAGGATATAAATTGGAATTCAAACCGCTACAGCACAGTTATTGCTCAAAGGAATATTCTACTTTTATTTGCATTAATATTATTAGCAACGATCTCTATCAGCATATTAGTCATATTTAAAATTAGCACAAGTAGCACTATTGAGCCATTTGTTATAGAAATTGACAAGAAATCAGGAATAGTGCAATTGGTTGATCCTGTCACAGTAAAACAGTATTCTGCAGATGAAGCGCTAAACGATTATTTTATTTCAGAGTATATAAAAGCAAGGGAGGTTTTTGATCCATATCATTATAATTATAACTATTATACAAAGGTGAGGTTGTTTTCCTCACCTGATGTGTATAATGAATTTAGAAATTATGTAGGATCGCAGAATATGGATGATCTTTTTAATTTATATTCAGATACCAAAAGTGAATTTAAAATTCGCTCAATTCAAAAGTTGGGTAACGATGCTCTTCAGGTGAGATTTTTTGTGGAATTTACACGGAAAGATAGAAGTTCTACGAGAAAAAATAAGATAGTTATTATGTCATATAGATATGCATCGCTTGAAATGGATGATCAGCAAAGATATATTAACCCATTAGGATTTCAAGTTATTTCATATAGAGTAGATGATGAATATGTATAGGATATTATTAGTTTTAGCTTTACTTGTAAGTGGCAATTTAAACGCATCCATTAATTATAATGAGCCTATTTCTATAGATAGTAGAATAAAGACTTTTGTGTATAGCCCTAATGAAGTATTTACGGTGGTTTTTAGTCAGGGTTACTATTCTTATATTGAATTTGCGGAAGGAGAAAAAGTTAAAAATATCGCTGTTGGTGATGCATCAAGTTGGAAAATTAATCCTTATGACAATAAATTGCTTATCATGCCATTTGAAGTTAGTAGTCGCACTAACATGATTATTACGACAACTAAAAAAAGAAATTACATTTTTGATTTAATCTCAAGGCCAAACTACGATAAATACCCGGATACTGATGCTAAGAAAGTAGATCACGATTATTCTGCTGAAAAGGATATATCTTACGTAGTACGTTTTTATTATCCTCAAGAAGAAGGTGAATTTGATGTTGATTTAGATGAGGTTTCTTTACCTACTCAAATGCAATATACTACAGACAAGCTAGAAAAAATAATACAAGAAAATGATACGAAGTACAATTATACATATATTGATGAAGGTGGTAATGCGGATATAGTTCCGATCGAGTTATTTGATGATGGTTATTTAACCTATTTAAAATTTAGAAATAATAATAAAATACCTCAGGTTTTTGTAGAAGGGGAGGATAAACCTTGTAAAAGGCTGTTATTTGATGATTATGTTATAATAAAAGGAGTACATAAAAAGCTATTTATGCGTTATGAAGATGGTGAAGTTGAAATTATAAATAGGTCACTTTAGCTGTGGTACATGCAATATGAATAAAGAAAGGCGTAACAATTCAGAAGATGAATCAGAAATAGAGAATAAGGTAGTAACAGTTGGCTCTAATCAAGGTCATAGGGCATTGATGGTCATTATTTTAGTGCTTCTGGCTGGTGGAGTGTATTATCTCTATTTTAGTCCTTCTCCTAAAGAGGGTTCAGAAGTTATTAAAAAAGAGGAAACAAAGCAAAACGTTCAAGAATTGAAAGGAAAGTTGGAACAAGTTCCAGATAATGTAATGGTTCCTGAAAGAATAATAACTGATCCCTTACCACCCTTACCTCCTCTTCCTACACCACTAATCATACCAGAAATAAAACAAATTAGAAAAGAAGAAGTGATGAAAAAAGAAGAAGAGAAACCAAAAGAAACTCCTGTGTCAAATATACCTATTTTGCCAAAGCAAAATTTTCCTTCTAGTAATGTTATGGGCAATTTACCTACCTCGTTTCCTACAATAGGGGGTGGCGGTTATCCTAGAGACAGACGTAGTGCACAGATGTTGACAATTTCAGGTGGTAGTGGAGAGAACAAGGCTGCTGATGCTATTTTATCCGACACTTCAGCACAATCGAGCAAAGCTACCAGAGTAGGAAAGCTTGGTTTAATGATTACTCAAGGTAAAATTATTGATGCTGTTCTTGAAACTGCAATAAACTCTGATCTGCAAGGAATGCTGCGTGCTATGGTGAGTAGAGATGTTTATGCAGAAACTGGTGATACAGTTTTAATACCTAAAGGCTCAAGATTGATAGGCAGTTATTCATTTGACTCGAATGTTGCTAAATCTCGTGTAAATATAAACTGGAATAGAGTGATTCTGCCACATGGAATAGATATTGCAATCTCATCACTTAGTACTGACGAGCTTGGTAGAGCAGGAATAGCAGGAATAGTTGATAACAAAATAGTAAGTGCGTTATTCTCTTCGGTGACACTTGCTGGTGTTTCGATTGGTTCTGCTGTTATAGGGCAAAAGGCTTCTAATCTTGTTGATACGCTAACTGTCAGAGATGCAGTAAAGTCTATCACTGCAACCGAAATAGATTTTTCTTCTCTCCAACTCATTATTGACCCAGAAAAGAAGATATCTAGTGACAAATGGAAATTAGGCCTTGGGGCTATCGGAAGAATTCGGAGTGCCAAAAGCAGACAAGATTTACTAAAAATAATGAAAGAGGAAATAGCAAAAGCACTAGGAATTGAAGAAGACGAGGTAAATATAAGCCTGGAAATTGTAAATCAACTGTTAGAACAAATTCAAAGAAAAAGCAAGTCTGTTTATGATGAAGCAATCGGGAAATCAATCGAGGATTTTTCTAAAGATATGCGGGATGTAGTGGGCAGATATACAGATAAAAAACCAACTATTTATGTTGATCAAGGCACTGCATTGAAAGTATTTGTTAACCAAGATATAGTATTTCCTCCACAGGCAATATTAAATCAATGAAATGAACTATGCTGCACTTGATACATATTTGGAGCCATTACAAGGCATATTTCAAGAAGAAGGCGTAAATGAAATATCAATAAATAAGCCAAAGGAAGTATGGATTGAAAATCGCGGTGAAATAAGGTGTGAAAAATTAGAAGTATTCGATCTTAACCATTTGAAATCTCTTGGCAGACTGATTGCTCAAGCTACAGAACAAAAACTTAGCGAAGAAGCGCCGTTACTTTCGGCAACATTACCAAATGGTTATCGTATACAGATAGTATTTCCGCCAGCATGTGAACCTGATAAAGTAGTCATGTCGATTCGTAAGCCTTCTAGCATGCAGTTAGCACTCGATGATTACGAAAAAATGGGGGCTTTTTCTGAAACTGTTACAGAAGCAACTGATAATCCAGTTGACCGTCATTTGGATTTATTGTTAAGGCAAAAAAAAATAAAAGAGTTTTTAGAATACGCTGTAATAAGTAAGAAAAATATTATAATTAGTGGTGGAACTTCCACTGGTAAGACTACTTTTACTAATGCTACTTTGCGTGCTATTCCAGATGAGGAAAGAATTATTACTGTTGAGGATGCAAGGGAAATCGTTTTGAACGATCATCCCAATAAAGTCCATCTAATTGCCTCTAAAGGAGGGCAGGGCAGAGCAAAAGTAACCACTCAAGATTTGATAGAAGCGTGCTTACGTTTAAGGCCAGACAGAATAATAGTTGGTGAGCTCCGTGGAGCGGAAGCTTTTAGTTTTCTTAGGGCGATAAATACTGGTCACCCTGGATCAATATCAACCCTTCATGCGGATAGTCCAACAATGGCCCTTGAGCAAATAAAACTGATGGTTATGCAAGCAAACCTTGGCATTCCTCCAGACCAAATTATACCATACATTAGAAATGTGATTGATATTGTTATTCAGCTAAAAAGAACCGGTGGGGGCAAAAGAAGCATTTCTGAGATATTATTTACTAGATCTGCGAGCGAAAATGCTTAAATTTATACATAAGTTAAGGAAGAGTAGTTTATGAGTAATAGAAATCACCTACGTAATATTCTCATAGGAGGTGTAGTAGCTTTTAGCGTACTTGAGTTTTGCTTCTATCTATCTGGTATATTGTTTGTTCTGTTTGCTGATGGTCCGGATGCTGTGGATTTTAAGGCAATTAATCCTAGTTTGACGCCTTTCCCTCAAGCTCTTTGGCCAACGATTTTTGATCATATACAATATTGTTGGCATCATCCAGAGTTATATAGCCTTGAGCTCAAAATCACATTAATTATATCTTCTGCACTGCCTATCATTGTTTTAATGATTATCTTATGGAATTTAAGAGAAAGGATAATTGAGTGGCGACCATTTAAAAAGAAGGAATCACTTCATGGAGATTCGCAGTGGGCATCAGAGAAAGACATACGAAAAGCAGGATTAAGAAGCAAAAAGGGATTATTGCTTGGTAAAGATAAAAGAGGATACTTCATTTCTGATAGGTTTCAGCATGCATTGTTATTTGCACCTACAGGTTCTGGTAAGGGTGTTGGCTTTGTAATTCCTAATTTATTATTTTGGACTGACTCGGTAATTGTACACGACATAAAATTAGAAAACTATGAAATAACAAGTGGTTGGCGAGAACGACAAGGACAAAAAGTATACGTATGGAATCCAGCGCAGCCAGATGGAATAAGTCACTGTTACAATCCATTACAATGGATTAGTGAAAAACCTGGGCAGATGGTTGACGATGTGCAGAAAATAGCTAACCTAATCATGCCTGAACAAGACTTTTGGCAGAATGAAGCAAGAAGCTTATTTGTTGGAGTGGTATTATACTTACTTGCTGCACCAGAGAAAGTTAAATCTTTTGGTGAAGTTGTGCGTACGATGCGTAGTGATGACGTGGTTTATAATCTTGCTGTTGCTCTTGATACAATGGGTAAAATACTACACCCTGTAGCATATATGAATATTGCAGCTTTTTTACAAAAAGCTGATAAAGAAAGGTCAGGTGTTGTATCAACCATGAACTCATCACTTGAATTGTGGGTAAACCCATTGATTGATACTGCAACTGCGTCAAGTGATTTTAATATTCTAGATTTTAAAAAGAAGAAAATTACAGTTTATGTTGGTTTAACTCCTGACAACTTGACTAGGCTCAGGCCTTTAATGCAGGTTTTTTACCAACAGGCAACTGAGTTTTTATGTAGAAAATTGCCATCGGATGACGAGCCTTATGGCGTATTGTTTTTAATGGATGAGTTTCCTACACTTGGAAAAATGGAGCAATTTCAAACAGGTATTGCATATTTTCGTGGTTATCGAGTTAGGTTATTCTTAATTGTTCAAGATACTGAGCAGCTCAAAGGAATATACGAAGAAGCAGGGATGAACTCCTTTTTGTCAAACTCGACTTACAGAATAACTTTTGCAGCCAATAATATTGAAACAGCTAATTTAATATCGCAACTTATAGGAAACAAAACTGTACAACAAGAATCGTTGAATAAGCCTAAATTTTTAGATTTAAATCCTGCTTCAAGGTCATTACATATCTCTGAAATACAGAGAGCATTGCTATTGCCTCAAGAAGTTATTATGTTGCCACGTGACGATCAGATAATTTTAATAGAGTCGACTTACCCAATTAAATCAAAGAAAATTTTGTACTACAGTGATACCACCTTCACAAGAAGGCTGCTCAAACAAACTCGTGTGCCTACACAAGAACCATATGACCCAAACAAAGTTCTTTCTGCCGCTGCGAGCAAAGATAAGGTTAATAACGAGGGGAATAATGTTCTTGAGGGACCTAATTCAGTTGATTATCCTGCTGAAACTAAAACCGAAGATGCAGTATATGATGAATCAGATGAATTTGCAGACGAAGATATTGATGATGAAGATATCGACGATAAGTTTGAAGATGATGACGAGGAAGATGAGGATAGGAGCGATGATGGGTTTGATGACGAAGAAGAGGAGGATGAATTTGAAGATGAGGATAAATTAAAAAATGACGAGAAGTAAGGTTAACTTTGCCTATTTTTAGCTCAGAAAAGTGCAAGTTATGCAAATAATTAGGTTTTTCATATTAAGCCATTTTTAATTAATTAGTATTAGATTAGCTATTTTAACTAGGGGAGTAGTAATGATTAGTAAAAAAACATTAGCGGTTACAGCATTTGCTTTATTGTTGTCACAACAATCTTTTGCAAGTGAAACAGAAGGGTTTTACTTTGGTAGTGGGTATTACGGTCAATATTTAAATAACACAAGCGTACTAAAAACAAGCACTACAGGTATCAAAAATTTGTCTATAAATGACAGGGGTGCTCAGAACACAGAAGGTCAGTCACTAAGTGAGTATAAAGGAGATTATAATCCACCTTTTGCTGCAAATGTGGCATTTGGTTACACAGGGGAATTGGGTAACAACAGCTATAGGGCTGAATTGGAAGGGATGTATTCTTCTGTAAAAGTGGATAATATTGGTTTAACAAGTAGCCAAATAACTGTTTCATACCTAAAGGAGACTGATGAGGATTCTGATAAAAAAACTTATCTCTATGGTGCTGCAGTTAGTCATGACCAAATTGAGAACATATCTGTAATGGCAAATGTTTATCATCATTGGAAAAGTGACCGTTTCTCTTTTTCTCCTTACGTTGGTATTGGGATCGGTGCAACAAGAATGACGATGTTTGAAAAACCGTCAATAAGACCCGCAGGTCAATTAAAAGCTGGCTTTGACTATCGCATAAACGAAGATGTAAATATGCATATCGGATATAGAGGTTTTGGTGCTATTGGTAGCGATATTAAGCTTACAGCAAAAAGGTTAGGACAAGTGGTAGACGACTTTAATAATAATAAAAAAAAGAAGCTTAATCCTAGCTCAGGTAGCAAAGTAACTGAGGAAATAAATATAGGTAATCAACTATTTCACACACACGGTATAGAGGCTGGTCTTACTTTCCATTTTGCCAGCAAAGCTTAAACATGTTGCCCTTTAAAAAATGCATAAAACCGTTCCTGTCGTCCTATGGCTTGACCATAGGATCTAGTGAAATATAGATCCAAGTAGTCACGCTACTTGGATGACTAGGTAGAGGGTACTGGGATGATATAGGATAATATGGGATGAAGGCAAAAAAACATTAGCTATGTTCTTTTCACAACAATGCATCTCTTCATTCCCGCTAAGTCATATACATATTCCTGAAAAGCTAATTCGTATGAGGGGATTATTTTGTCAATATTGCTTTGATCTTCACCTATCTCCAATATCGCAAACCCATTTTTTTTAAGGCACTTTCTCAATATTGGAAAAATGCTCAAGTAACAGCTCAAACCATCAATACCACCATCAAGGGCAATTCTTGGTTCCTTTTGCACTTCAGCTTGCAAGTCTTTCAATTTGCTTCTTTTAATATATGGAGGATTACTGATTATAAGATCGAATGAACCTCTGCACTCTGTCCACGAACTTGGAAATATTTTGGCTCTGCTGAGAAGATCATGTTTTTTTGTGTTCTGATAGGCAACTTTATATGCTTCCAAGCTTTTTTCAAAACCGACGCCAACAGCATATTCATACTCACTAAGTACGGATATCAATAAACAACCTGTGCCTGTACCAAAATCTGCAATTTTTAGTTTCTGTTTTTTGTTTGGGTAATATTTTAACACTGCTAGGATTATTGTTTCACTATCTGGCCTTGGATCTAAAACATGCTGGTTAACTATAAAATTTTTACTCCAGAATTCACGATTACCTATTATTTGCGATATTGGATATCTTTCCGCTCTTTTTTTTGTTAATTTCCAAAATAAAAGTTCTTTCTCCATCGGCACTTGATCAGCATGGTTCACAATTATAAATGATCTTTCCACTCCAAGTACGTGCTGCATGATGATTTCACAATCTAAATGTGGTGATTCAACTTTATGTGACGATAATAACTCCGATCCTTCTTGAATTAAAGTGCTGATTGTTTTCATTATTCTAAAAATATGTTTCTTTCAGCCAAAAATAGCAAGATGAGCTTCCAGTTTAGGGTAGCTGCACTAAATCCCAGTGTCAAGCACGCAGCTGTACGAACATTGCAATTTGCAGATCCAAGTAGCTTGACTACTTGGATCCAGCTAAGTTGGTGAGCATAAAAGTATAGCTAATGCGAGCTTTACGTCATACCGTCACGGTATCTCTAGATTCCGCTAACACGTAGCGGGACGACGAGGTCAGGGTGTCATCCTAGTACCTTCTCCTGTCATCCCAGTGCCCTGACTACTTGGATCCAGGAAAAAGAATGGTGTCATCCAAGTAGCCTCCCTCCCCTGTCATCCCAGTGCCCAGACACTGAGATCCAGAAAAGTTTGCTTGTAAGCAAGCAAACTAGCACAGAAAGTGGTTACAACATTTTCGATGAGATTATATGGAAAACTGGATTCCAGTGTCAAGCACTGGAATGACACCTTCCTGCCCAGTTCATGTTGCCATAAATATTAAGAAATTTACCAAGCAAAAAAAAGGCAAAAGAAGCCCTAGTCATTGTCTATTTTCAGTATTGGCGTTTTTTAAGTCTTAAACACTGCAATTTAGCTGCTTTTAAATGCAACTCACCTTAGTTTAAATGTTTAAGAAATTTACTAAGCAAAAAAAAGGCAAAAGATATCCCGTATTAGCTAGTTGTCACTCTCTAATCTTGCAAATTGGCGTACTATACTGTCTTAAACGCTTTATAAGCGCGTTTCAGCTTATATAGGTAAAAACCCAGAAATGTTGTGAAGAAGTAAAGTGTGCATAGTGCAAAAAATTAAAAATAAGACGCCAATTACGTAATACTGTTGTCATTTAATCTGCACAGATTGAAGATAAATGAATACCTTCAGTACCATGATAATGGGGCTGGCGAAGGGTGTCAAGTAAGTTTTTTCGTTTCTACTGAATGACAGTTGTGGCTTGGGAGGTAGTGCAAGAAGTCTACTGATGGCTTTCAAGGCAGTTGAGCTTAATTATTAGAGTAGTAATGTTTATTTTTATATTGACTATTGAGGTTTATTATTTTATAACTAAAAACTTAGTTATTTTAATGAGCTTGAGTTTATAACATATGCCTACGATAAATCAATTAATACGTAAGGGTAGATTAGGATTGACCCATAAGAAAAAGGTACCAGCTTTGGGAGAAAGCAACCCTCAAAGGAGAGGTGTTTGCACTAAGGTGTATACTACAACTCCTAGAAAGCCTAACTCAGCACTCCGTAAAGTAGCCAGAGTAAAAATTAGTGGGTATGGTGAAGTGACGGCTTATATACCTGGTGAAGGTCATAATTTACAAGAACACTCTGTTGTTTTGATACGTGGTGGGCGGGTTAAAGATTTGCCAGGTGTGCGTTATCACATAATAAGAGGTGCCCTTGATCTGCGTGGTGTGCAAAATCGAAAGAAAGCTCGTTCAAAATATGGTGTAAAGAAATCTGGTTAAAGTTTATGGCTCGTCGGAATAAAGCAAAAAAAAGAGAAATAAGTCCTGATTCGCGTTACGGCAGTGTTTTGCTGATGCGTTTCATTAATACAATCATGAAATGTGGTAAAAAATCTACTGCAGAAAAGATTATCTATGACGCTTTGTCTTTAGCTGAAAAGAAAATAGGCGAAGGTGGGTTATCAATTTTTGAGACAGCAGTAGGAAATGTTACTCCTTCTATAGAAGTGCGTTCTCGACGCATTGGTGGTGCAACTTATCAAGTACCTGTTGAAGTTCGACAAGATAGAGCGGTTTCTTTAGCGTTAAGGTGGATTGCTAAAGCAACTTCTGCTGCTCGAAAAAAGAGTGGAAAAACCACTGTTGATTGTTTGCAATCTGAAATACTGGATGCTTATAATAAACGCGGTGGTGCGTTTAAGATGTGCGAAGAAAAATATAAAATGGCTGAAGCTAATAAGGCATTTTCTCATCTTCGTTTTTAATGTTAGCTAATTAATTGTGATATGGAAATTGGAATATCTAAATACAGAAATATAGGGATAATGGCTCACATAGATGCTGGTAAGACTACCACAACAGAGCGTATTTTATTTTATACTGGTAAGCAAAATAGAATTGGTGAAGTGCACGATGGTGCAGCTTCTATGGATTGGATGGAGCAGGAAAAAGAGCGTGGTATTACAATCACATCTGCTGCAACAACATGTTTTTGGAATGATCATAGGGTCAATATAATAGACACTCCTGGTCACGTTGATTTCACTATTGAAGTTGAGAGATCTTTAAGGGTTTTGGATGGTGCAGTTGCTGTATTTGATGGAGTTGCTGGAGTTGAACCTCAATCTGAGACAGTGTGGCGTCAAGCTGATAAATATAGCGTTCCTCGTATCTGCTTTGTTAATAAGATGGATAGAATAGGGGCAAATTTTTATCGATGTGTTGATATGATAAAGACGAAGCTTGGTGCAGCACCTTTAGTTATTCATTTACCAATAGGGAGTGAGAAAGATTTCAAAGGTATAATTGACCTTATTTCTATGAAAGCCATTATATGGCAAGAAGAAACGTTGGGCGCTAAATTTTCTTATGAAGATATTCCTTCTGATTTGCTTGATAAGGCTCAAGAATATCGAAATCTTTTATTAGATGCTGCAGCTGAGATGGATGATGAAGCGATGAATACTTACTTTGAGTCTAATGATCTGCCAGTGGATTTACTGAAAAAATGCGTGAGAAATGGGACCATTAAAGGAAAATTTGTTCCTGTGTTATGTGGATCAGCTTTTAAAAATAAAGGCGTACAACCACTTTTAGATGGTGTGATTGACTTTTTACCTTCTCCTATTGATGTTGATGTAATTGTTGGAATTGATCCTAAAGATTCAGAAAAGAAAATTGAGGTCAAACCTTCAGAAAAAGAGAAATTTGTTGCTCTTGCATTTAAAGTGATGACGGATAAATTTGTAGGCAGCTTGACGTTTATCCGTATTTATTCTGGTAAATTAAAGTCTAAATCTACCATTTCAAATGCGTTAAAAAACGAAACTGAAGGGATTGGCAGAATGTTACTTATGCATGCAAATAACCGAGAAGATATAACTGAGGCTAGGGCTGGAGATATAGTTGCTTTAGTTGGGCTAAAGAAAACAACCACCGGAGATACTTTATGTTCTGTTGATTTTCCTATATTATTGGAGCGTATGGAATTTCCTGAGCCTGTTATTGAAATTGCTGTAGAACCTAAAACCACTTCAGATCAGGAAAAATTAGGTATTGCTCTAAATAGGTTGGTTGCAGAAGATCCTTCTTTGAGAATGTCAGTAAATGCGGAAAGTGGCCAGACTATATTGAAAGGCATGGGTGAGCTCCATCTTGAGATTATTGTTGATAGAATGAAGCGCGAATTTAACATTGAGGCTAATGTCGGTGCTCCTCAGGTTGCATATCGTGAAACTATCACTAAATCTGTTGAAATTGATTACACTCATAAAAAACAATCTGGTGGAGCTGGTCAGTTTGCTAAGGTTAAAATAAAATTT contains the following coding sequences:
- a CDS encoding P44/Msp2 family outer membrane protein, yielding MISKKTLAVTAFALLLSQQSFASETEGFYFGSGYYGQYLNNTSVLKTSTTGIKNLSINDRGAQNTEGQSLSEYKGDYNPPFAANVAFGYTGELGNNSYRAELEGMYSSVKVDNIGLTSSQITVSYLKETDEDSDKKTYLYGAAVSHDQIENISVMANVYHHWKSDRFSFSPYVGIGIGATRMTMFEKPSIRPAGQLKAGFDYRINEDVNMHIGYRGFGAIGSDIKLTAKRLGQVVDDFNNNKKKKLNPSSGSKVTEEINIGNQLFHTHGIEAGLTFHFASKA
- the prmC gene encoding peptide chain release factor N(5)-glutamine methyltransferase, whose translation is MKTISTLIQEGSELLSSHKVESPHLDCEIIMQHVLGVERSFIIVNHADQVPMEKELLFWKLTKKRAERYPISQIIGNREFWSKNFIVNQHVLDPRPDSETIILAVLKYYPNKKQKLKIADFGTGTGCLLISVLSEYEYAVGVGFEKSLEAYKVAYQNTKKHDLLSRAKIFPSSWTECRGSFDLIISNPPYIKRSKLKDLQAEVQKEPRIALDGGIDGLSCYLSIFPILRKCLKKNGFAILEIGEDQSNIDKIIPSYELAFQEYVYDLAGMKRCIVVKRT
- the rpsL gene encoding 30S ribosomal protein S12, whose product is MPTINQLIRKGRLGLTHKKKVPALGESNPQRRGVCTKVYTTTPRKPNSALRKVARVKISGYGEVTAYIPGEGHNLQEHSVVLIRGGRVKDLPGVRYHIIRGALDLRGVQNRKKARSKYGVKKSG
- the rpsG gene encoding 30S ribosomal protein S7, with protein sequence MARRNKAKKREISPDSRYGSVLLMRFINTIMKCGKKSTAEKIIYDALSLAEKKIGEGGLSIFETAVGNVTPSIEVRSRRIGGATYQVPVEVRQDRAVSLALRWIAKATSAARKKSGKTTVDCLQSEILDAYNKRGGAFKMCEEKYKMAEANKAFSHLRF
- the fusA gene encoding elongation factor G — protein: MEIGISKYRNIGIMAHIDAGKTTTTERILFYTGKQNRIGEVHDGAASMDWMEQEKERGITITSAATTCFWNDHRVNIIDTPGHVDFTIEVERSLRVLDGAVAVFDGVAGVEPQSETVWRQADKYSVPRICFVNKMDRIGANFYRCVDMIKTKLGAAPLVIHLPIGSEKDFKGIIDLISMKAIIWQEETLGAKFSYEDIPSDLLDKAQEYRNLLLDAAAEMDDEAMNTYFESNDLPVDLLKKCVRNGTIKGKFVPVLCGSAFKNKGVQPLLDGVIDFLPSPIDVDVIVGIDPKDSEKKIEVKPSEKEKFVALAFKVMTDKFVGSLTFIRIYSGKLKSKSTISNALKNETEGIGRMLLMHANNREDITEARAGDIVALVGLKKTTTGDTLCSVDFPILLERMEFPEPVIEIAVEPKTTSDQEKLGIALNRLVAEDPSLRMSVNAESGQTILKGMGELHLEIIVDRMKREFNIEANVGAPQVAYRETITKSVEIDYTHKKQSGGAGQFAKVKIKFEPLEPGSGFQFESKIVGGAIPKEYIPGVENGLELIKEGGIISGFPLIDFKATLLDGAFHEVDSSPLAFELAAKGAFKEMANKAGPKMLEPIMKVEIITPEEYMGDVMGDINSRRGNVADMLDLGNNSKIITASVPLANMFGYINVLRSMSQGRAQYSMHFSCYEQVPQYVVDELKLEYN